The genomic interval TTGTTTTACGATATCGGGATGAACAGGGCAAGTCGTATCACTTGCCCATTTTTCAGGATGCTGCCGGTACGCAGGAGTTTCATCAGTTGTTGGTCGCGCTGAAGATCATGCCGACATCCAGTTAAACTGACGGCGTTAGTACCGTATCTTTCGTTTCAGGCAGCATGTCGGGGTAGTCGAGGGTGTAGTTGAGCCCGCGGCTTTCACGGCGTTCCATGGCTGAACGAATGATCAGTTCGGCAACCATTACCAGATTCCTAAGTTCCAGTAAGTCGTTGGAGACTTTGTAATTGGAATAGTATTCTCGGATTTCCTCTTGCAGAACTTGTACCCGGTGCAGCGCCCGTTGCAGGCGTTTATTGGTTCTGACGATACCGACATAGTCCCACATAAAGCGTCTTACTTCGTCCCAGTTGTGGGAAATAACCACATCCTCATCCGAGTCAGTTACCTGGCTGTCATCCCAGGCAGGGATTTCCAGGTCCAGTTTGGGAACGTTCTGAGTCAGAATGTCGTCCACAGCAGCCATGGCGAATACGAAGCATTCCAGCAATGAGTTGCTGGCCAGCCGATTGGCACCGTGCAACCCTGTGTGGGCGCATTCGCCAATGGCATACAGGTTCGCCATATTGGTTCTGCCTGCAAGGTCAGTTTTGATGCCGCCGCAGGTGTAGTGGGCGGCCGGCACGACTGGAATGGGCTGTTGAGTAATATCTATGCCGTATTTCAGGCAGCGACTATAAATTGTAGGAAAGTGCTCTTTGATAAAATCGGCAGGTTTGTGGCTGATGTCGAGAAATACATGGTCGACCCCCAGACGTTTGATCTCGTGATCAATTGCCCTGGCTACAATGTCTCTTGGTGCCAGCTCAAGGCGTTTGTCAAAACGGTGCATGAACGGTTCGCCGTTTGGTAACAACAGCCGACCACCTTCTCCGCGAACTGCCTCGGAAATTAGAAACGATTTTGCATGGGGATGATAGAGGCAGGTCGGATGGAATTGATTGAACTCCATGTTGGCAACCTGACATCCTGCCCTCCAGGCCATTGCAATACCATCACCCGATGTTCCATCTGGGTTTGAGGTGTATAAGTAAGCCTTCGCTGACCCGCCCGTGGCCAGGATAACGTGGGGTGCCCGGAATGTAACCACTTCACCGGAAGTCTGATTAAGTATGTAAGCACCAATACAGCGTTGTTCTGACAGCCCTAGCTTGTGCGTGCTGATCAAGTCAACGGCAGTATGTTTTTCGAAGATCGTGACGTTTTTACATTGCCGAACTTTATTTGTCAGTGTTTCTGCAATTGCCCAACCGGTCGCATCAGCAGCGTGAATGATGCGACGGTGACTGTGTCCCCCTTCCCGGTGAAGGTGGAATGGAAACTCTTGGGTATGATGTTCGAATTCGGGGTTGGCGGTAAAAGGTACACCTTGTTCGATGAGCCACTGAATGGCTTTTTCGCTGTGTTCCACTGTGAAACGGACGGCCTCTTCATTACATAGGCCTGCGCCGGCGGTAAGAGTATCCTGTACATGCGCGTCAACAGAATCTAGTCTGTCCAGGACTGCTGCGACACCTCCCTGGGCCCATTGCGTTGAGCCGCTTTGGAGTTCTCCTTTGCTGATAACAGCTACGTTCCATTGTTGAGGGAGCCTCAGTGCCGCCGTTAGGCCAGCTGCACCTGTACCGATTATTAACGCGTCAAAAAACTGGATCATGCAAAGTAATTCCATACCACATAAGTGATGAAAGTATACAAAGTTCAACACTATTAATGCAGCATCCCGGATCAACTCAAATTCATTTATTACGATTTGATGGAACTTTTTCTGGTAACTAGAGTCATATAAAACAGTGTCAAACAACATTGAGATAAGTGAATAATGGATGAGGGAGCTAGTCAGAGCGTCAGCCATAACGCAGATCTGATCCTTGTCAGGCGTGCACAAAAAGGTGATATAAGAGCCTTTGATCTGCTGGTTTTCAAATACCAGAACAAGGTGGCGGCACTCATCAGTCGCCTTGTCGGTGACCCTCATGAGGTGCAGGATCTGACTCAGGAAACTTTGATTAAAGCATATCGGGGACTCGCGTCATTTCGTTCTGACAGTGCATTTTATACCTGGTTGTATCGTATCGCTGTGAACACAGCAAAAAACCACCTGACGACACAACAGGCACGATACTACCGTCA from Gynuella sunshinyii YC6258 carries:
- the nadB gene encoding L-aspartate oxidase encodes the protein MIQFFDALIIGTGAAGLTAALRLPQQWNVAVISKGELQSGSTQWAQGGVAAVLDRLDSVDAHVQDTLTAGAGLCNEEAVRFTVEHSEKAIQWLIEQGVPFTANPEFEHHTQEFPFHLHREGGHSHRRIIHAADATGWAIAETLTNKVRQCKNVTIFEKHTAVDLISTHKLGLSEQRCIGAYILNQTSGEVVTFRAPHVILATGGSAKAYLYTSNPDGTSGDGIAMAWRAGCQVANMEFNQFHPTCLYHPHAKSFLISEAVRGEGGRLLLPNGEPFMHRFDKRLELAPRDIVARAIDHEIKRLGVDHVFLDISHKPADFIKEHFPTIYSRCLKYGIDITQQPIPVVPAAHYTCGGIKTDLAGRTNMANLYAIGECAHTGLHGANRLASNSLLECFVFAMAAVDDILTQNVPKLDLEIPAWDDSQVTDSDEDVVISHNWDEVRRFMWDYVGIVRTNKRLQRALHRVQVLQEEIREYYSNYKVSNDLLELRNLVMVAELIIRSAMERRESRGLNYTLDYPDMLPETKDTVLTPSV
- the rpoE gene encoding RNA polymerase sigma factor RpoE; translation: MDEGASQSVSHNADLILVRRAQKGDIRAFDLLVFKYQNKVAALISRLVGDPHEVQDLTQETLIKAYRGLASFRSDSAFYTWLYRIAVNTAKNHLTTQQARYYRQGVSLDQAEQLDQDSHWLQDETTPENSLSGQRLNSAIHQAIKELPDELRMTLQLREFDGLSYEEISTVLESPVGTIRSRIFRAREAVDKKIRPLMMNTVQMKA